A genomic window from Triticum urartu cultivar G1812 chromosome 7, Tu2.1, whole genome shotgun sequence includes:
- the LOC125518703 gene encoding LOW QUALITY PROTEIN: psbP domain-containing protein 3, chloroplastic (The sequence of the model RefSeq protein was modified relative to this genomic sequence to represent the inferred CDS: inserted 2 bases in 1 codon), translating to MQVLPKKIQAFLKKNAPETGRATRRTTSHNSHTAAGHQAKISSENQANLQLQPSNHSXASSTTIEPYSMAAVTTASLCPGLGKPRQGHAKPPRTTVCHCLPARRAEEGVNRRDALLGVLLSATAASSAPLLVPAEAFAETAEAQEGFTAYEDEANKFTLVIPQGWQVGAGERSGFKNVTAFFPEQNPNSSVSVVITGIGPDFTSLKSFGSVDEFAENLVTGLDRSWQRPAGLAAKLIDSKASNGLYYIEYTLQNPGEKRRHIVSAIGMAFNGWYNRLYTVTGQYIDDEEESAIYKPEIEKSVKSFKFT from the exons ATGCAG GTTCTCCCGAAAAAAATACAGGCGTTTCTTAAAAAAAACGCGCCCGAGACTGGACGTGCAACGAGGAGGACGACGAGCCACAATTCCCACACGGCAGCCGGCCACCAAGCAAAAATATCCTCTGAAAACCAAGCGAACCTGCAGTTGCAGCCGAGCAATCACAG AGCGTCGTCGACCACCATCGAGCCGTACTCCATGGCTGCCGTGACCACCGCCTCCCTCTGCCCCGGCCTCGGCAAGCCCCGCCAAGGCCACGCGAAGCCGCCGAGAACGACGGTCTGCCATTGCCTCCCTGCTCGGAGGGCGGAGGAGGGGGTGAATCGGCGGGACGCCCTGCTCGGCGTCCTCCTCTCCGCCACCGCCGCGTCGTCGGCGCCGCTGCTCGTCCCCGCCGAGGCCTTCGCCGAGACCGCCG AGGCGCAGGAGGGGTTCACCGCGTACGAGGACGAGGCCAACAAGTTCACCCTCGTGATTCCACAAG GCTGGCAGGTCGGTGCAGGTGAACGCAGCGGCTTCAAGAACGTGACGGCGTTCTTCCCCGAGCAAAACCCCAACTCCAGCG TCAGCGTCGTGATCACCGGGATCGGGCCGGACTTCACCAGCCTCAAGTCCTTCGGTAGCGTCGACGAGTTCGCCGAGAACTTG GTGACCGGCCTGGACAGGAGCTGGCAGAGGCCGGCGGGGCTCGCCGCGAAGCTCATCGACTCCAAGGCATCAAACGGCCTGTACTACATCGAGTACACGCTGCAGAACCCCGGCGAGAAGCGCCGCCACATCGTCTCCGCCATCGGGATGGCCTTCAACGGCTGGTACAACCGGCTGTACACGGTGACAGGGCAG TACATCGACGACGAAGAGGAGTCAGCCATATACAAGCCTGAGATAGAGAAG tctGTCAAGTCGTTCAAGTTCACATGA